In one window of Arachis ipaensis cultivar K30076 chromosome B06, Araip1.1, whole genome shotgun sequence DNA:
- the LOC107604714 gene encoding histone-lysine N-methyltransferase, H3 lysine-9 specific SUVH1, whose translation MEHNLGQGNVPPPGSIDKSRVLNVKPLRTLVPVFPSPSNPSSSSNPQGGAPFVCVSPSGPFPSGVAPFYPFFISPESQRLSEQNAQTAQTPAPQRVGPISAAVPINSFRTPNGDVGSSRKNSRTRGQLTDEDAYAEVQDVDAEDGTGEGRRTKQKKPRGRRPGGTAVVDLDQVANDILSSINPIVFDVLKQPDGSRDAVTYTLMIYEVMRRKLGQVEETSRDIAGAKRPDLKAGNIMMTKGIRANSKKRIGGVPGVEIGDIFFFRFELCLVGLHSPSMAGIDYIGSKTSQEEEPLAVSIVSSGGYEDNAEDGDVLIYSGQGGANREKGASDQKLERGNLALEKSLHRGNDVRVIKGLRDEAHPTGKVYVYDGLYKIQDSWVEKAKSGFNVFKYKLARLPGQPAAYMIWKSIQQWTDKTVTRTGVILPDLTSGAENLPVCLVNDVDNEKGPAYFTYSPSVKNLKPTAPLESSGGCSCTGGCQAVNHNCPCIQKNGGYLQYSANGMLADLKSVIYECGPSCQCPPNCRNRISQGGLKFRLEVFKTKDKGWGLRSWDPIRAGTFICEYAGEVIDNARVDEFSSENEDDYIFDSTRIYPQLEIFPADTEAPKIPSPLYISAKNEGNVARFMNHSCSPNVLWRPVIRENKNESDLHIAFYAIRHIPPMMELTYDYGTVLPLKGGQKKKKCFCGSAKCRGYFC comes from the coding sequence ATGGAACACAATCTAGGTCAAGGCAATGTTCCTCCACCTGGGTCTATTGATAAGTCTAGGGTTTTGAATGTTAAGCCACTGAGAACTCTTGTTCCTGTGTTTCCTTCGCCATCAAATCCCTCTTCCTCTTCAAATCCACAAGGTGGAGCACCCTTTGTTTGTGTTTCTCCTTCAGGTCCTTTCCCCTCTGGCGTTGCGCCCTTTTACCCGTTCTTCATCTCCCCGGAGTCGCAGAGGCTATCTGAACAGAATGCACAAACCGCACAAACCCCGGCTCCTCAACGTGTGGGCCCAATATCAGCCGCAGTTCCAATTAATTCATTTAGGACGCCAAATGGAGATGTGGGTTCATCACGAAAAAATAGCAGAACTCGTGGACAGTTAACAGATGAAGATGCCTATGCTGAGGTGCAGGACGTTGATGCTGAAGATGGAACGGGGGAAGGGAGGCGCACTAAACAGAAGAAACCAAGGGGGCGGCGTCCTGGAGGTACTGCAGTGGTTGATCTGGATCAAGTGGCTAATGATATTCTCAGTTCAATTAATCCTATTGTCTTTGATGTTCTAAAACAACCTGATGGTAGTAGGGATGCAGTTACATATACACTTATGATATATGAAGTTATGCGAAGAAAGCTTGGACAAGTTGAAGAGACATCAAGGGACATTGCTGGAGCAAAGCGGCCTGATCTGAAGGCTGGCAACATTATGATGACCAAGGGGATTAGGGCAAATAGCAAGAAACGTATTGGAGGTGTGCCTGGTGTTGAAATTGGGGATATCTTCTTTTTCAGATTTGAATTGTGCCTCGTTGGATTACACTCTCCATCTATGGCTGGAATTGATTACATTGGTTCCAAAACCAGTCAAGAGGAAGAACCACTAGCTGTCAGTATTGTCTCTTCTGGAGGATATGAAGATAATGCAGAGGATGGTGATGTGTTGATTTACAGTGGCCAAGGTGGGGCTAATCGGGAGAAAGGAGCAAGTGACCAAAAGCTTGAAAGGGGTAATCTTGCACTGGAAAAGAGCTTGCATAGAGGTAATGATGTGAGAGTAATTAAGGGTTTGAGAGATGAAGCACATCCAACTGGTAAGGTATATGTTTATGATGGCCTTTACAAGATCCAGGATTCGTGGGTAGAGAAAGCAAAATCTGGTTTCAATGTATTCAAATATAAATTAGCTAGGTTGCCCGGGCAGCCTGCAGCATATATGATATGGAAATCCATTCAACAGTGGACTGATAAAACTGTAACAAGAACTGGAGTTATATTGCCTGATCTTACTTCCGGGGCAGAAAATCTACCTGTTTGTCTTGTGAATGATGTTGATAATGAGAAAGGCCCTGCATATTTTACTTACTCCCCATCTGTCAAGAATTTGAAGCCAACTGCCCCTTTGGAATCTTCTGGTGGATGTTCTTGTACTGGTGGATGCCAAGCTGTCAACCATAACTGTCCTTGTATTCAAAAGAACGGAGGTTATCTCCAATATTCTGCAAATGGGATGCTTGCTGATCTGAAGTCTGTGATATATGAGTGTGGTCCTTCCTGTCAGTGCCCTCCTAATTGCCGGAACAGGATCTCCCAAGGTGGCTTGAAATTTCGTTTGGAGGTGTTCAAAACTAAGGATAAAGGGTGGGGTCTAAGGTCTTGGGATCCTATTCGTGCAGGAACTTTCATATGCGAGTATGCTGGGGAAGTCATAGATAATGCTAGAGTTGATGAGTTTAGCAGTGAAAATGAAGATGATTACATTTTCGATTCTACTCGTATTTATCCGCAACTGGAAATTTTCCCAGCTGATACTGAAGCTCCAAAGATCCCTTCCCCTCTCTATATATCAGCAAAAAATGAAGGGAATGTGGCTCGGTTTATGAATCACAGCTGCTCCCCAAATGTATTGTGGCGTCCAGTTATACGGGAAAATAAGAATGAATCTGAtctccacattgctttctatgCAATTAGACATATTCCTCCTATGATGGAGTTAACTTATGATTATGGAACAGTTCTACCTCTCAAAGGAGGCCAGAAGAAAAAGAAATGCTTTTGTGGGTCTGCGAAATGCAGGGGTTACTTTTGTTAG